The window CGACCTGATCCTGCGCGGCCTGCTGCTGGCCGCCATCGCTCTCGTGTGGGTGGTGCTGTTGATCCGGATCGTCGGATTGCGATCCTTGTCGAAGATGACGCCGTTCGATTTCGTGATGACCGTGGCGAGCGGCTCGTTGCTGGCCGGTGCGGCGCAAGCGAGCGAGTGGAGCGGCTTTCTGCAGGCCTTGATCGCCACCGCCTCGCTCTTCGGCGTGCAGTTCATTGCCGCGCGTGTCCGCAAGGAATCTGACGTGGCGGAGGACGTCATGCAGAACGAGCCGGTTTTCCTCTTCCGCAATGGTGCCTTCAACGAAAAGGCGATGGAAGAAACCCGCGTCTCGAAGAGCGACGTCTATGCCAAGCTGCGCGAAGCCAATGCGCTCGACCTGTCGGGCGTGCACGCCGTAATCCTCGAGTCGACCGGCGATGTCAGCGTGCTGCACGGCGGTAGCTCGCCGGACGAGCAGATCCTTTCCGGCGTGCGCGAAAGCTAGGACCGCGTGCGGATGTAAAAAGGTCTGGACATTACGATTTCGAATGTCCAAACATATTTACATCAAAGGAGGTTCGCATGGCCAGCAATTCGCATGACAGCAGGGTTCGCAAATATTTCGTCCT is drawn from Qipengyuania oceanensis and contains these coding sequences:
- a CDS encoding DUF421 domain-containing protein; this encodes MFTSDPTIDLILRGLLLAAIALVWVVLLIRIVGLRSLSKMTPFDFVMTVASGSLLAGAAQASEWSGFLQALIATASLFGVQFIAARVRKESDVAEDVMQNEPVFLFRNGAFNEKAMEETRVSKSDVYAKLREANALDLSGVHAVILESTGDVSVLHGGSSPDEQILSGVRES